A single genomic interval of Chryseobacterium paludis harbors:
- a CDS encoding TSUP family transporter, giving the protein MSNSLYPVFLKLEKLSLLIIGGGKVALEKLESILGNSPNTFIKLVAREIIPEIRSLQSQFPNLTIYERSYNIYDFKDIDLAVIAVNDIVIAGQIKNHAYQHNVLVNVADKPDLCDFYLGSIVKKGSLKIAISTNGKSPTIAKRLRETFTEVIPDEMDHVLDNMQNIRNELKGDFNYKVKELNRVTTQYISDRKNSPSKSDLEIEKLIKITKIAQRKANIYLAIIGVLLLVGVFGLIIYQFDLSDAIQVFLSKDGHIFYWMLLAGFLAEIVAGSMGMGYGVICTTILLLLNVPPPVVSASIHSAESFTTAAGSFSHYKLGNVNKKMVWVLFPLAIVGSVIGALTLSHYGEYYAHIVKPIIACYTLYLGLNILKNAFKEKKTGLVKAKKKTNLRILGLVGGFIDSFAGGGWGPLVTGTLIKEGRNPRYVVGSSTVAKFLLTITSAITFIFTIGIHHWNIVLGLLLGGVFTAPFSAMLTTKLPTKKMFVVVGMVVIVMSLITIVKSLL; this is encoded by the coding sequence ATGAGCAACTCCTTATATCCCGTATTTCTAAAACTAGAGAAGTTATCATTATTAATTATTGGTGGTGGTAAGGTGGCTCTCGAAAAATTAGAATCAATACTAGGTAATTCTCCTAACACCTTTATTAAATTGGTGGCCAGGGAAATTATTCCAGAGATTAGATCTTTACAGTCTCAATTTCCTAATTTAACGATATACGAAAGGTCTTATAACATTTATGATTTTAAGGATATTGATCTGGCCGTTATAGCAGTCAATGATATTGTAATAGCCGGGCAGATTAAAAATCACGCCTATCAACATAATGTGCTCGTTAATGTGGCTGACAAGCCTGATCTGTGCGACTTTTACCTAGGTTCGATTGTAAAAAAGGGCAGTCTTAAAATCGCTATTTCAACCAATGGAAAATCACCAACCATTGCCAAGAGATTGCGTGAAACTTTCACAGAAGTGATCCCCGACGAAATGGATCACGTACTGGACAATATGCAAAATATACGCAATGAGCTAAAAGGTGATTTTAATTATAAAGTGAAAGAACTGAACAGAGTGACAACCCAATATATCTCTGATAGAAAAAATAGCCCTTCAAAATCAGATCTGGAAATTGAAAAATTAATCAAAATCACCAAGATAGCCCAAAGAAAAGCTAATATTTATCTGGCTATTATAGGAGTTCTGCTTCTTGTTGGGGTATTCGGACTTATTATTTATCAGTTTGATCTGTCCGATGCTATTCAGGTTTTTCTCAGCAAAGATGGTCACATCTTTTATTGGATGTTGCTTGCCGGTTTTTTGGCGGAAATCGTTGCAGGATCAATGGGAATGGGCTATGGAGTAATATGTACAACCATTTTATTATTGCTTAATGTTCCGCCACCAGTAGTTAGTGCCAGTATTCACTCTGCCGAATCCTTTACGACAGCGGCTGGAAGTTTTAGTCATTATAAATTAGGAAACGTCAATAAAAAAATGGTTTGGGTATTGTTTCCATTAGCCATTGTAGGTTCAGTGATTGGAGCATTAACATTATCCCATTACGGCGAATATTATGCTCATATTGTAAAACCCATTATCGCTTGTTACACCTTATACTTGGGACTAAATATTTTAAAAAATGCTTTCAAGGAAAAGAAAACAGGTCTTGTTAAAGCTAAAAAGAAAACAAACCTTAGAATTTTAGGACTGGTTGGCGGCTTCATCGATTCTTTTGCTGGTGGCGGATGGGGTCCTTTGGTTACGGGAACTTTAATTAAAGAAGGAAGGAATCCCCGTTATGTTGTGGGAAGCTCAACAGTAGCTAAATTTTTGCTCACCATCACCAGTGCGATCACCTTTATTTTTACCATTGGAATTCATCATTGGAATATCGTATTGGGACTTTTGCTGGGTGGCGTTTTTACAGCTCCTTTTTCAGCCATGCTTACCACAAAGTTACCGACTAAAAAAATGTTTGTGGTTGTAGGTATGGTGGTTATTGTAATGAGCCTTATCACCATTGTAAAATCTTTATTATAA
- a CDS encoding PhzF family phenazine biosynthesis protein, translating into MKLELYQIDAFTDELFRGNPACVVPLKEWLPDETLLKIAMENAVAETAFFIDNGSTIHLRWFTPEIEMDLCGHATLATAHCLISILNYNRDEIIFETKSGELKVIFQDGLYELNFPSRMPVPSVLPDIISKSLNIQPKEVFKSRDYVLVYDTEEDIKDIKIDRQTFDLINLDPGGVVITAKGNDSDFVSRYFTSQSSILEDPVTGSAHCSLIPFWSKRLGKKDLFAIQLSERLGKLYCEDQGERVIIAGKAKTYSAGHLWIE; encoded by the coding sequence ATGAAATTAGAATTATATCAAATCGATGCCTTTACAGATGAACTTTTTAGAGGAAATCCGGCATGCGTTGTTCCTTTGAAAGAATGGCTTCCTGATGAAACACTTCTAAAGATTGCCATGGAAAATGCAGTAGCTGAAACAGCCTTTTTTATCGACAACGGTTCAACAATACATCTGAGATGGTTTACTCCAGAAATTGAAATGGATCTTTGTGGGCATGCAACATTAGCAACGGCTCACTGTTTGATTTCGATTCTAAACTATAACAGGGATGAAATTATCTTTGAAACAAAAAGTGGTGAATTGAAAGTTATTTTTCAGGATGGACTGTATGAGCTTAATTTTCCTTCCAGAATGCCGGTACCATCTGTTTTACCGGATATTATTTCTAAATCATTAAATATTCAGCCGAAAGAAGTATTCAAGTCAAGAGATTATGTTTTGGTCTATGATACCGAAGAGGATATAAAAGACATCAAAATTGACAGGCAGACTTTTGATCTTATTAATTTAGATCCTGGTGGTGTGGTTATCACAGCGAAAGGAAATGACAGCGATTTCGTTTCAAGATATTTTACCTCACAATCCAGTATTCTGGAAGATCCTGTAACAGGCTCTGCACACTGCTCATTAATTCCTTTCTGGTCGAAGAGATTGGGAAAGAAAGATCTTTTTGCCATACAACTTTCCGAAAGGCTTGGGAAATTATATTGTGAAGATCAAGGTGAGCGGGTAATCATTGCAGGAAAAGCAAAAACCTATTCCGCAGGACATCTGTGGATAGAATAA
- a CDS encoding DoxX family protein translates to MKTTISNFEKNSKNIYIICRILIGLFFFIAGFNKLFHPIFQGYMFNTISNIGFPFPQFTANFTAFCECIFGLFLMIGLWTRLSSVFLIIIILVALFTHDLATIPKELIPVKPETGVYEMDPFTWLSYFLYLPQTLYLLFLTLFLSHGCVGLGIDSFRKNKYLVNR, encoded by the coding sequence ATGAAAACAACAATATCAAACTTCGAAAAAAACAGCAAAAATATTTATATCATCTGCAGAATATTAATCGGATTATTTTTCTTTATAGCAGGTTTCAATAAATTATTCCATCCCATATTTCAAGGGTATATGTTTAATACCATTAGCAATATAGGATTTCCTTTTCCACAATTTACGGCTAATTTTACGGCATTTTGTGAGTGTATATTTGGACTGTTTTTGATGATAGGTTTATGGACCAGACTTAGCTCTGTTTTCCTGATCATCATTATACTTGTCGCGTTATTTACCCATGATCTGGCTACAATTCCCAAAGAGCTTATTCCTGTTAAACCAGAAACCGGAGTATACGAAATGGATCCTTTTACATGGTTGAGTTATTTCCTTTACCTACCACAAACCTTGTATTTACTGTTTTTAACACTTTTCCTATCACATGGATGTGTTGGACTTGGAATTGATAGCTTTAGAAAAAACAAATATTTAGTTAATCGTTGA
- a CDS encoding helix-turn-helix domain-containing protein has product MKTPEKINSITALHSYLNLKRPSNPLISVFDFNEVSVHHETLLNTVSTDFYVIAIKNECAGKFRYGQHYYDFEDGIMYFIAPNQVVQFENILLSEVKGSVIVIHPDFLQGYPLASAIKDYGYFSYSANEALHLSEKEEKLVTDIIDNIRRETENNMDIFTQDLLISNIDLLLKYSDRFYNRQFLTRKKVNNDLLNHLETLLDEQFKNDNLMINGIPSVQFIAKKLHISPNYLSDTLRIHTGQTTQQHIQYRLIEKAKELLSTTSMSVSEIGYHLGFEYPQSFHRLFKNRTSVSPLEFRQMFN; this is encoded by the coding sequence ATGAAAACACCGGAAAAAATAAATTCAATTACCGCATTGCACAGCTATTTGAACCTTAAAAGGCCTTCAAATCCACTGATCAGTGTTTTTGATTTTAATGAAGTTTCTGTGCATCATGAAACTCTTCTTAATACTGTAAGTACGGATTTCTATGTTATTGCGATTAAAAATGAATGTGCAGGAAAGTTCAGGTATGGGCAGCATTACTATGACTTTGAAGATGGGATTATGTATTTTATTGCACCGAATCAGGTTGTACAGTTTGAAAATATCCTGTTGTCTGAAGTAAAAGGCAGTGTGATTGTTATTCACCCCGATTTTTTACAGGGATATCCATTAGCTTCTGCTATCAAAGATTATGGTTATTTTTCGTATTCTGCTAATGAGGCTTTGCATCTTTCTGAAAAAGAAGAAAAGTTGGTTACGGATATCATAGATAATATACGAAGAGAAACAGAAAATAATATGGATATTTTCACCCAGGATTTATTGATATCTAATATTGATCTGCTTTTAAAATACTCAGACCGTTTTTATAACCGTCAATTTTTAACAAGAAAAAAAGTAAACAATGATCTTTTAAACCACCTGGAAACTTTACTTGACGAACAGTTTAAAAATGATAATTTAATGATCAATGGTATACCTTCCGTGCAATTTATCGCAAAAAAACTTCACATCAGCCCAAACTATCTGAGTGATACATTGCGAATTCATACCGGACAAACAACACAGCAGCATATACAGTACAGATTAATAGAAAAGGCTAAGGAATTACTGTCAACAACTTCTATGTCAGTTTCTGAAATTGGTTATCATTTGGGCTTTGAATATCCGCAATCATTCCACCGATTATTCAAGAACAGAACATCTGTTTCTCCGCTTGAATTCAGACAAATGTTTAATTGA
- a CDS encoding NAD-dependent epimerase/dehydratase family protein, which translates to MQTILGANGQIGEELARELKRNFTSDIRIVSRNAKKVNPTDTIFSADLSVRENAIEAVKGSEIAYFTLGLPMNSDLWEKRFPLITKNVIEACKINGSKLVFFDNTYMYPQNDKVLTENTRFSPIGRKGRVREEMADMLLKEMKAGEIEIVICRAPEFYGPGKTQSITNAFIFDAIKESKKLKVPLRDDKLRSLIWTPDASRATALIGNTPDAFGQTWHLPVDDHKLTYKEFIALASEIYGQEFKYFTIPKFAFKLSALFNENAKELQELLPRYGYDNLFDDSKFRNRFPDFEVTTYRKGIEQIKKEQQALI; encoded by the coding sequence ATGCAGACTATATTAGGTGCCAATGGCCAGATTGGTGAAGAACTGGCAAGAGAACTGAAACGAAACTTTACTTCTGATATTAGAATCGTGAGCAGAAACGCAAAGAAAGTGAATCCTACAGATACAATATTCTCTGCAGATCTATCTGTTAGAGAAAATGCTATTGAAGCTGTAAAAGGGAGTGAAATTGCCTATTTTACTTTAGGACTGCCTATGAATTCTGATCTATGGGAAAAACGATTTCCTCTCATTACCAAAAATGTAATCGAAGCTTGTAAAATCAATGGAAGTAAATTGGTGTTTTTTGACAATACCTATATGTATCCGCAAAACGACAAGGTTCTCACTGAGAACACCCGCTTTTCGCCAATTGGAAGGAAAGGCAGAGTGAGAGAAGAAATGGCAGATATGCTTTTAAAAGAAATGAAAGCAGGAGAAATAGAAATAGTAATCTGTCGAGCTCCTGAGTTTTATGGTCCTGGTAAGACACAAAGTATTACAAACGCTTTTATTTTTGATGCAATAAAAGAAAGTAAAAAGCTCAAAGTACCATTGAGAGATGATAAGTTAAGAAGTCTGATATGGACTCCAGATGCAAGCAGGGCCACTGCTCTAATTGGAAATACTCCTGATGCATTCGGACAGACCTGGCATCTTCCGGTAGATGATCATAAATTAACTTACAAGGAGTTTATTGCTTTAGCTTCTGAAATTTATGGGCAGGAATTTAAATATTTTACAATTCCTAAATTTGCTTTTAAGCTTAGTGCTTTATTCAATGAAAACGCAAAAGAGCTGCAGGAATTGCTGCCAAGATATGGATATGACAATCTTTTTGATGATTCAAAATTCAGAAATAGATTTCCTGATTTTGAGGTAACAACCTATAGAAAGGGAATAGAGCAAATAAAGAAAGAACAGCAGGCTTTAATATAA
- a CDS encoding bacteriocin-like protein, with protein sequence MKNFKKISKEDLKTIKGAASVCPKNHYWCTPSGGCIPNEQTCCL encoded by the coding sequence ATGAAAAATTTCAAAAAAATTTCAAAAGAGGATTTAAAAACAATCAAAGGTGCAGCTTCGGTATGCCCAAAAAATCATTACTGGTGTACACCTTCAGGAGGCTGTATTCCTAATGAACAAACTTGTTGTTTATAA
- a CDS encoding MFS transporter translates to MKSKRTLYILALGIFGIGTTEFGVIGILPQLATAFDVSIEKAGWLLSGFALAVAVSGPFMMMLLSSFKRKNLMAFVLGIFAFSNLLSIIAPNFGFLLVARILPGFFHPVYWSIALSSAANLVSEKEAPRAVSIVFGGFTIASILGIPIATLMADVFNWQSSFILYAVINVISFAGILLFLPNIPIPDKKAAGTNSSIFKKKVLWINLLVACFIIAAMYATYGYMADYLGKVNRMNGKEISILLFIFGVAGIFGNQLAGKFLSKSIYITTLLFILSLGVVHLLLYNLGTEFISVAIMIAIWGLVHSGGFLISNINVTSSAPESREFINSIFTSCGNIAVTLGTSIGGFWIAHFGIHQIIWSSMLCLAVSFLILLLKKTEIVSSDIIKKTPA, encoded by the coding sequence ATGAAATCAAAAAGAACACTTTACATTTTGGCGTTAGGCATCTTTGGTATTGGTACCACTGAATTTGGTGTGATTGGTATATTGCCGCAATTGGCAACTGCATTTGATGTAAGTATTGAGAAAGCAGGTTGGTTATTGAGTGGCTTTGCATTAGCAGTTGCTGTTTCCGGACCATTTATGATGATGCTTTTATCTTCTTTTAAAAGAAAAAATTTAATGGCATTTGTTTTAGGGATCTTTGCTTTCTCCAACTTACTTTCTATCATTGCCCCCAATTTTGGATTTCTGCTTGTTGCAAGAATTTTACCTGGATTTTTTCATCCTGTTTACTGGTCTATTGCTTTATCTTCCGCAGCTAATTTAGTTTCCGAAAAAGAAGCTCCCAGGGCTGTAAGTATCGTCTTTGGAGGCTTTACCATTGCAAGTATTCTGGGTATCCCTATTGCTACATTAATGGCAGATGTATTTAATTGGCAATCATCTTTTATCCTTTATGCTGTTATAAATGTTATTTCATTTGCTGGAATATTGCTCTTTTTACCGAACATTCCAATTCCGGATAAAAAAGCAGCAGGTACAAATAGTAGTATTTTTAAGAAGAAGGTTTTATGGATCAACTTGTTGGTAGCTTGTTTTATCATTGCGGCAATGTATGCTACTTATGGATATATGGCTGATTATCTGGGAAAAGTAAATAGAATGAATGGCAAGGAAATAAGTATTCTCTTATTTATTTTTGGAGTTGCCGGAATTTTTGGCAATCAGTTGGCGGGTAAATTTTTATCTAAAAGCATCTATATCACTACACTTTTATTTATCCTGTCTTTAGGTGTTGTGCATCTTTTACTTTATAATTTAGGGACAGAATTTATATCGGTTGCCATCATGATAGCGATCTGGGGCCTGGTGCATTCTGGTGGTTTTCTCATCAGCAATATTAATGTAACTTCTTCAGCACCTGAATCGCGTGAATTTATTAACAGTATTTTTACTTCTTGTGGAAATATTGCTGTTACATTAGGGACAAGTATTGGAGGTTTTTGGATTGCCCATTTTGGTATTCATCAAATTATTTGGTCAAGTATGTTGTGTTTAGCTGTTTCGTTTTTAATTCTTCTTCTTAAAAAGACAGAAATAGTGAGCTCAGACATTATTAAGAAAACCCCTGCTTAG
- a CDS encoding winged helix-turn-helix transcriptional regulator — translation MPEFFHDKRLYYTPIEFALSHIGGTWKMPILWRLQEKALRFNELKKDIPHITDKMLTSQLRELESKGLVNRKVFPVVPPKVEYSLTEKGEKAIPVIETIMKYGYELIIDEGIEYPPKKKE, via the coding sequence ATGCCTGAGTTTTTCCACGATAAAAGACTATACTATACCCCTATAGAGTTTGCATTAAGCCATATAGGAGGAACCTGGAAAATGCCTATTTTGTGGCGTTTGCAGGAGAAAGCGTTGCGATTTAATGAACTAAAAAAAGACATTCCACACATTACTGATAAAATGCTTACCAGTCAGCTCAGAGAGTTGGAAAGTAAAGGATTGGTTAACCGAAAAGTTTTTCCGGTCGTCCCACCAAAAGTAGAGTATAGCTTAACAGAAAAGGGAGAAAAAGCAATTCCTGTCATAGAAACTATTATGAAATACGGTTATGAATTGATCATTGATGAAGGTATCGAATATCCACCAAAAAAGAAGGAGTAA
- a CDS encoding phosphatidylserine decarboxylase family protein produces MNHVKYRVGKWLPSDRNFLNSWIEKKVNQAKHSKLAINPAIADLRDTIYNDPILYMSFTSMYDEIPQGYNEPVKNFDTMLLVMNQILQEAPCYSTIENTIGLVGFPINAILDWAMGTSGGYLAFTNTVVNEKLNVILNEWKLFLQSEASKYVLANGPIHQPQPDYTNPVGWFSPEALEAIAAMDPLRGQGNDPQDALSNFIYNYQCQPTQPYFGYKSWDDFFTREFNPGVREVSNADKDPSVIVSACESAPYNCVTNAMMRDKFWMKGQPYSLVDIMNNHPLSQQFGDNSTVYQAFLCAKTYHRWNSPVDGRVIAIQNVPGTYYAEAPVEGYDPAGPNDSQGYIAELAARALIFIQSDNPKIGLMCFVAIGMAEVSSCEITVKVGDHIKKGDPTGTFHFGGSTHCLIFRPGVNIDFDFHGQTPSLNTYNIPVKSRIGVVKG; encoded by the coding sequence ATGAATCATGTAAAGTACAGGGTTGGAAAATGGCTTCCTTCCGACAGGAATTTTCTAAATAGCTGGATAGAAAAGAAGGTCAATCAGGCCAAACATTCTAAACTTGCCATAAATCCGGCTATTGCTGATCTTAGAGATACCATATACAATGATCCAATTTTGTATATGAGCTTCACCAGTATGTATGATGAAATTCCGCAGGGTTACAACGAACCTGTAAAAAACTTTGACACCATGCTTCTCGTCATGAATCAGATTCTACAGGAAGCACCATGCTACAGCACGATAGAGAATACAATAGGACTGGTTGGCTTTCCCATCAATGCTATTTTAGATTGGGCAATGGGAACCAGTGGCGGATATTTAGCATTCACCAATACGGTGGTTAACGAAAAACTAAATGTGATCCTGAACGAATGGAAATTATTTCTTCAATCTGAAGCTTCAAAATATGTTCTTGCCAACGGTCCGATACATCAGCCACAACCAGATTACACCAATCCGGTTGGCTGGTTTTCACCGGAGGCTCTGGAAGCAATTGCCGCTATGGATCCGTTGAGAGGGCAGGGCAATGATCCACAGGATGCATTATCCAATTTTATATATAACTATCAATGTCAGCCCACTCAGCCTTATTTTGGTTATAAAAGCTGGGATGATTTCTTCACCCGTGAGTTTAATCCCGGTGTAAGGGAAGTAAGCAATGCGGACAAAGATCCTTCCGTTATTGTAAGTGCCTGTGAATCGGCTCCCTATAATTGTGTAACCAACGCGATGATGAGAGATAAGTTCTGGATGAAAGGACAGCCCTATTCACTAGTGGATATTATGAACAATCATCCGCTATCACAACAATTTGGAGACAACAGTACCGTATATCAGGCATTCCTTTGTGCCAAAACATACCACAGATGGAACAGTCCCGTTGATGGAAGAGTAATTGCCATTCAGAATGTGCCGGGTACGTATTATGCTGAAGCTCCTGTAGAAGGTTACGATCCTGCAGGTCCTAATGATTCTCAAGGCTATATTGCCGAATTGGCGGCGCGTGCATTGATCTTTATACAGTCAGACAATCCAAAAATTGGATTGATGTGCTTTGTAGCTATCGGTATGGCAGAAGTTTCCAGTTGTGAGATCACCGTAAAAGTAGGAGATCATATCAAAAAAGGAGATCCAACAGGGACCTTCCATTTTGGTGGATCTACCCATTGTTTAATTTTCAGACCAGGAGTGAATATCGATTTTGATTTCCATGGACAGACCCCAAGTTTAAATACCTATAATATTCCAGTAAAATCAAGGATTGGGGTAGTAAAAGGTTAA
- a CDS encoding metal-dependent hydrolase: protein MFIGHFGLSFAAKKAAPQVSLGILFIATQFVDILWPFLLIFNIEKVAIIPGYTKTNAFEFLLYPYTHSLLMNIVWGVIVGFIYWLVKRDRQGAIVVGICVLSHWFLDLIVHVADLPLTPFNDYKVGFGLWNHVMITLFTETAIFLIGTSVYAAITKAKNKIGKWGLWILIALLLMINLANTFGPTPPDSIMTLFISSIIASVLIISLAYWVDKNREIKNNI, encoded by the coding sequence ATGTTTATAGGACACTTTGGACTTTCATTTGCAGCTAAAAAGGCTGCACCACAAGTTTCACTAGGAATTCTCTTTATTGCTACTCAATTTGTAGATATCCTTTGGCCCTTTCTCCTCATTTTCAACATTGAAAAGGTAGCTATTATACCTGGCTATACGAAGACAAATGCTTTTGAATTTTTATTATACCCTTATACACATAGTTTACTCATGAATATAGTATGGGGTGTCATCGTAGGATTTATTTACTGGCTTGTTAAAAGAGACAGACAAGGTGCAATCGTCGTGGGTATCTGTGTGCTAAGTCACTGGTTTCTTGACTTAATTGTTCATGTTGCGGATTTGCCATTGACACCTTTTAATGATTATAAAGTGGGTTTTGGTCTTTGGAATCATGTCATGATTACGCTATTTACTGAGACTGCAATATTCTTAATTGGTACATCTGTTTATGCTGCAATTACTAAAGCCAAAAATAAAATTGGAAAGTGGGGATTATGGATATTGATTGCTTTACTTTTAATGATCAACCTAGCCAATACTTTTGGCCCGACACCCCCTGATTCAATAATGACATTATTTATATCTTCAATTATTGCATCAGTACTTATTATCTCGTTAGCCTATTGGGTAGATAAAAACCGGGAGATTAAAAACAATATTTAA
- a CDS encoding aminotransferase-like domain-containing protein, whose amino-acid sequence MKEPVYISFANKIAQMIEDKTYKPGDKLPSLRSLHQKKGLSIGTILQSFNYLMDKGLITSREKSGYFVNDNMHKKLPLPNVLPVSLEQNTVKIDQLLQKLPFKNDSKNFVSFAKALPDNRLLPFNSIKRAIQQTSRDISGSYLTLEGRKGNQKLRDEIAKRSLIWKGVIHTDELIVTNGATEAIFCCLKAITQPGDTVLVQDPCFHGIMQVLECLNLKVSTVPSHPEEGISIENVKEICGKMQVKACIFVSNFNNPDGASINTETKKELAEWANSSQIPIIEDDIYGELFFKGSRPDTIKTYDTHGWVLYCNSFTKTLIPGFRVGWCAAGRFTDQVARIKYINNHSTSSFDQRVILQLLQSGLFERHLQKFRLELHKNLNRTIDLIQQSFPENTKITRPNGGVMIWIELPDHINTTYFLDTAFNNDVSYVPGEVFSSKGEYRNYIRVSYCSLWENKVEKALIKLGNLFSAIPEV is encoded by the coding sequence ATGAAAGAACCTGTTTACATTAGTTTTGCCAATAAAATTGCGCAAATGATAGAAGATAAAACCTATAAGCCAGGAGATAAATTGCCTTCATTAAGGAGTTTACATCAAAAGAAAGGCTTAAGTATTGGTACAATATTACAATCATTCAATTATCTAATGGATAAAGGATTAATAACTTCCAGAGAAAAATCGGGATATTTTGTCAATGACAACATGCATAAAAAGTTACCCCTTCCTAACGTATTGCCTGTTTCATTGGAACAAAACACTGTTAAGATCGATCAACTCTTACAAAAACTGCCTTTTAAAAATGACAGTAAAAATTTTGTATCTTTTGCTAAAGCCCTTCCAGATAATAGATTATTACCTTTCAATAGTATCAAAAGAGCAATACAGCAAACTTCAAGAGATATCAGTGGAAGCTACCTGACATTAGAAGGTAGAAAAGGCAATCAGAAGTTACGGGATGAAATAGCCAAAAGATCTTTGATCTGGAAAGGAGTAATTCATACTGATGAGTTAATTGTCACTAATGGGGCGACGGAAGCTATTTTTTGCTGTCTTAAAGCAATAACACAACCGGGAGATACTGTTTTAGTCCAGGATCCTTGTTTTCATGGTATTATGCAGGTATTGGAATGTTTAAACCTCAAAGTATCTACAGTACCTTCACATCCTGAAGAGGGGATATCTATTGAAAATGTGAAAGAAATCTGCGGAAAAATGCAGGTTAAGGCATGTATTTTTGTCAGTAACTTTAACAATCCTGATGGAGCCAGCATCAATACTGAAACAAAAAAAGAACTTGCTGAATGGGCTAATTCTTCCCAAATACCAATAATAGAAGATGATATTTATGGTGAACTATTTTTTAAAGGAAGCAGGCCAGATACCATCAAGACCTATGATACCCATGGATGGGTATTGTATTGTAATTCATTTACAAAAACATTAATTCCAGGCTTTCGGGTTGGATGGTGTGCTGCTGGAAGATTTACCGATCAGGTAGCCAGAATTAAATACATCAATAACCATTCAACTTCCAGTTTCGATCAAAGAGTAATTTTACAATTATTACAGTCCGGGCTTTTTGAACGTCATCTTCAAAAATTCAGACTTGAGTTGCATAAAAATCTAAACCGAACCATTGATCTTATTCAACAATCTTTTCCTGAAAACACCAAAATAACCAGACCTAACGGCGGCGTTATGATTTGGATCGAGCTCCCTGATCATATCAATACGACCTATTTTTTAGATACGGCATTTAATAACGATGTATCTTATGTTCCCGGAGAGGTATTTTCATCAAAAGGAGAATATCGAAACTATATTCGTGTCAGCTATTGCAGTTTATGGGAGAATAAAGTAGAAAAAGCCCTGATTAAGTTAGGGAATCTATTTTCTGCTATCCCTGAGGTCTAG
- a CDS encoding transporter substrate-binding domain-containing protein: protein METKISTPDRWNKIRVAYIEEPPFYWTEEHLVKGADIELAEVVLRAIGVSSIEYHLTTFEELLPGVKTGRWDMNVPIFATAERAEKVAFSLPVWSLGDGFVVQNGNPKTLTSYEAVVRNNDALLGVIPGQLQYDAAKFAGIPDKQIVMFNSQPDAIAALLAGKIDAFAATAIGNRAIADAHRELEAAPHQITKDSGASVGAFSFSKNNQDLLQAVNSQLRKYIGSTDHRLRVAKYGITQTEIDSVVGDK, encoded by the coding sequence ATGGAAACAAAAATTTCAACGCCTGATAGATGGAATAAAATCAGAGTCGCCTATATTGAAGAACCTCCTTTCTATTGGACTGAAGAGCATCTTGTAAAAGGTGCAGACATCGAGTTGGCCGAAGTTGTACTTCGAGCGATAGGTGTTTCTTCCATCGAATATCATCTTACTACGTTCGAAGAACTTTTACCTGGTGTAAAGACAGGTCGATGGGATATGAACGTACCCATTTTCGCTACAGCAGAACGTGCTGAGAAAGTAGCTTTCAGCCTTCCGGTTTGGTCGCTTGGCGATGGATTCGTTGTACAAAATGGCAATCCAAAAACACTAACCAGCTATGAAGCTGTGGTAAGGAACAATGATGCTCTGCTAGGAGTAATTCCAGGACAACTACAATATGATGCTGCAAAATTTGCTGGTATACCTGATAAGCAGATTGTCATGTTTAACAGTCAGCCAGATGCAATCGCAGCTTTATTAGCAGGGAAGATCGACGCATTTGCGGCTACAGCAATTGGTAATCGTGCTATTGCCGATGCACATCGAGAGCTGGAAGCAGCCCCACATCAGATAACTAAAGATAGCGGCGCATCAGTTGGTGCTTTCTCTTTCAGTAAAAATAATCAAGACCTTTTACAAGCTGTAAACTCGCAGCTCCGCAAATATATAGGATCAACTGACCATCGTTTGCGGGTAGCAAAATACGGAATCACACAAACCGAGATCGACAGTGTGGTAGGTGATAAATAA